CGCGTCGTCGTCATCCGGGTCGGCGCCCTGCGGGTGATCGTGACCGAGCGCCGCAAAGCGTTCCACGCGGTCGACGACTTCCGCGCGATCGGGATCGACCCGCTCGCCACCGACATCCTCGTGACGAAGATCGGCTACCTGGAGCCCACGCTGTACAACGTCGCCGCGGGCTGGACGCTGGCCCTCACGCCCGGCCCGGTGGACCAGGACCTCGTGCGTCTCGGGCACCACCGCATCGGGCGGCCGATGTTCCCCTTCGACGCGTTCGACACCGACCCCGACCTCACGGTGACGGTGCTGCGATGACGGCCCTCGAGCTGGCGGTACAGGATGCCGCGGGCATCCGCGTCGCGGCCGAACTCGGTGTCGACCGGATCGAGCTGTGCTCCGCCCTGTCTCTCGGCGGCCTGACCCCCTCGGCGGGTCTCATCGCCGCGGCGGCGGACTCCGGCATCCCGACCCACGTGCTCGTGCGACCGCGCGCGGGGGACTTCGAGTACGACGACGCCGAGCGCGCCGTGATCGTGGACGACGTCCGCCGGGCGTGCCTGCACGGCGCGACCGGGGTGGTCGTCGGGGGGCTCCGCGACGGGCGCGTCGACGAGGCGCTGATGTCGCGCATCGTGGCCGCGGCCGACGGCGCTCCGGTCACCTTCCACCGAGCGTTCGACAACCTGTCCGACCTCGACGCCGGCCTCGACCGCCTGACCGCGCTCGGTGTCACCCGCGTGCTCACCTCGGGCGGGGCGGCTCGCGCCGAGGAGGCGCTGCCGGTCCTCGCGCGCCTGGTGAGCCGCGCGGATCACGACATCGAGATCATGGCGGGCAGCGGCGTACGCTCCGACAACGTCGAGCGGATCGCCGCGACCGGCGTCGACGCCGTTCACGCCTCCGCCAAGCGCACCGTCACCGGCCGGCCGGGGGTCGCGCTCGGCTCGGCGGCGACCGACGGCGGTGGGTACGAGACCGTCGATGCCGACGAGGCGCGCCGCCTGCTCGGCATCCTGCGTTCGACCGAGGAGGCGAGATGACGCTTCTTCTGGGAGTGGACAACGGGGGCACGCGGGTCAAGCTGCTGCTCGCGCGCGAGACCGACGGACGGCTCGAGCACGTGCGCACGAGCGACGCGCCGACCCCGCGCGGACCCGCGGCGATGGACGAGCTGGCCACCCTGACGCGGGCGTTCCTCGCCGACGACCGAGCCGACGCGTTCGGTCTCACCGTCGCGGGAATCCTCGACGAGGCATCCGGCGTCGTCTCCACGAGCGCGAACATGCGCTGGCTCGAGGGGCTCGCGCCCGCTCGCGAGCTGTCGGATCGACTCGGCATCCCCGGAGAGGCCGTCCAGGACGGCGTCGCCACGGCGATCGCGGAGGCGGTTCTCGGCGCCGGACGGGGAGCCGAGGACGTGTTCGTGCTGGCCCTCGGCACCGGCATCGCCGGCGCTCACGTCGTCGACGGATCGGTGCGCAAGGGCGCCCACGGCGGCGCGGGAGAGATCGGCCACATCGCCACGGGCGGAGACGAGATGTGCACCTGCGGGCAGTCGGGATGCCTCGAGTCGGTGCTGGGCGGCACGCGCCTCGGCGCCCGCTGGGATCGCGCGCGCGGGGTCGACACGCAGTCGACCGCCCTCGACGTGGTCCTCGCCGCCGAGCGCGGGGACGGCACCGCGCGCGCGATCCTGGACGAGGCCACCACGGCTCTCGCCA
This portion of the Microbacterium testaceum StLB037 genome encodes:
- a CDS encoding copper homeostasis protein CutC, yielding MTALELAVQDAAGIRVAAELGVDRIELCSALSLGGLTPSAGLIAAAADSGIPTHVLVRPRAGDFEYDDAERAVIVDDVRRACLHGATGVVVGGLRDGRVDEALMSRIVAAADGAPVTFHRAFDNLSDLDAGLDRLTALGVTRVLTSGGAARAEEALPVLARLVSRADHDIEIMAGSGVRSDNVERIAATGVDAVHASAKRTVTGRPGVALGSAATDGGGYETVDADEARRLLGILRSTEEAR
- a CDS encoding ROK family protein, with translation MTLLLGVDNGGTRVKLLLARETDGRLEHVRTSDAPTPRGPAAMDELATLTRAFLADDRADAFGLTVAGILDEASGVVSTSANMRWLEGLAPARELSDRLGIPGEAVQDGVATAIAEAVLGAGRGAEDVFVLALGTGIAGAHVVDGSVRKGAHGGAGEIGHIATGGDEMCTCGQSGCLESVLGGTRLGARWDRARGVDTQSTALDVVLAAERGDGTARAILDEATTALANGLLSVMAMIDPGVIVIGGGLSNSPAWIIDPAIEKAHRRATFHAVPPIIRAQLGSWAGAWGAVLTAGHRMELV